The Anabaena sp. PCC 7108 region TTCAATTTATTGACATAATTTTCAATTTGTTCTTTTTTATGTTCTTCAAAATTATTTCTAAGAGTACAGTCGTACATAACTGCAAGACTACCAATTATGAAAAAACCATCTGCTCTACCAGCTTGATTTTTTTTGTCATATTGATACAAGCTGTGGATACCAAGTAGCCTGAGAATCATGAATGTATAATCTTCAAACTCTGATGGATCTGATAGTGTTTTGTAACTACCCAATGATAAGCAAATTTTTTCCTTAACTAATTTGAGATTGAACGTCTCTATATCAGAAGTTGATGAATTTGAAACTAATTTTATATGAGAAATTGGTGAATTTGGAACTAATTCTATATCAGAAGTTGGTGTATTAGTTAATAATTCTGTAGTTTGATTAACTCTAGGTGCAAGCAGTCGAATATTTTTAACTGATTTAATAACTCTTCCATCTCTATAATTTATGATTTGTACTATAAATTCAACCTGATCTCCTTTGGCAATATTTTCTATTTCTATTTCTTCTAAATCTTCTTTAAAGAAGAATAAATCTTTATTCAAACTATCTAAGGGTTTATCTGTTTTGATAAAGCCGTTGCCTTTCTCTACACTTACCCAATTAATAACACCTGTTAAGCTGATAGATTTATTTAAAAAGCGTATTTCTTCGGCAATTTTTTGGATATTGCCATCTTTTCTCTTCCATTCTGTAACACTGAATTCTACT contains the following coding sequences:
- a CDS encoding cold-shock protein; this encodes MSMRFTGKIRAISFKEGKAGLGFIDSDRPIPGHEGDILFFADKLIGIGIEYVERADLVEFSVTEWKRKDGNIQKIAEEIRFLNKSISLTGVINWVSVEKGNGFIKTDKPLDSLNKDLFFFKEDLEEIEIENIAKGDQVEFIVQIINYRDGRVIKSVKNIRLLAPRVNQTTELLTNTPTSDIELVPNSPISHIKLVSNSSTSDIETFNLKLVKEKICLSLGSYKTLSDPSEFEDYTFMILRLLGIHSLYQYDKKNQAGRADGFFIIGSLAVMYDCTLRNNFEEHKKEQIENYVNKLKNSQITIDFRLTDGGVRKKTLQIQGKNCQVWIISKNITRELYDVDGIRVKEVSVQDLIKVFNKRLYSDAFEEDELSANLAVIDKS